The genomic segment aaggcagttaacccactgttccctgaacaaggcagttaacccactgctcccctgaacaaggcaggtaacccactgttccctgaacaaggcaggtaacccactgttcccctgaacaaggcaggtaacccactgctcccctgaacaaggcaggtaacccactgctcccctgaacaaggcaggtaacccactgctcccctgaacaaggcaggtaacccactgttcccccgaacaaggcagttaacccactgttcccccgaacaaggcagttaacccactgttcccccgaacaaggcaggtaacccactgttcccctgaacaaggcaggtaacccactgttcccctgaacaaggcaggtaacccactgctcccctgaacaaggcaggtaacccactgctcccctgaacaaggcaggtaacccactgttcccctgaacaaggcaggtaacccactgctcccctgaacaaggcaggtaacccactgctcccctgaacaaggcaggtaacccactgttcccctgaacatgcagttaacccactgttcccctgaacaaggcagttattccactgttcccctgaacaaggcagttaacccactgttcccctgaacaaggcagttaacccactcttcccagttaggctgtcattgtaaataagaatttgttctttactgacttgcctagttaagtaaaagaaaaaatacattttaaaaataactTGTAATAGCTGTTATAAGGAGCTATGAACTGTTAAGAATGCTATGTATTGTGTCTTGTAGGACTTTGGTCTGTCTCAGCTGAGAGAAGGAGCAGCTAGCCACGGTCTCAGAGCTGTCCTCAGTGTGTTAACGTTGCTGCTGTACCATACCTACGTTACACTCATACTGggtagggacacacacacacacacacacacactggttaatAGTTGTGTAAATGTTGTGTGATGGTTGAATGACGATTGTTGTGTGTTCCAGGTTTCGGAGAAGGTTAGTAATTTTGTGATATTTGTTTGGTGGTTGTGGTTATTTGTGGTGGTTCTATCATGGTTCTGTCATGGTTCTATGGTGGCTGAATTCTGGTTCTATCATGGTTCTATGGTAGTTGTATTCTGTTCTATCATGGTTCTATGGTGGTTGTATTCTGGTTCTATCATGGCTGTATTCTGGTTCTATCATGGTTCTATCATGGCTGTATTCTGGTTCTATCATGGTTGTATTCTGGTTCTATGGTGGTTGTATTCTGGTTCGATCATGGCTGTATTCTGGTTCTATCATGGTTCTATGGTGGTTGTATTCTGGTTCTATCATGGTTGTATTCTGGTTCTATGGTGGTTGTATTTTGGTTCTATCATGGTTGTATTCtggttctatcattgttgtattCTGGTTCTATCATGGTTGTATTCTGGTTCTATCATGGTTCTATCATGGTTGTATTCTGGTAACATGGTTGTATGGTGGTTGTAACATGGTTGTATGGTGGTTGCATTCTGGTTGTATGGTGGTTGCATTCTGGTTGTATGGTGGTTGCATTCTGGTTGTATGGTGGTTATATGGTGGTTGCAACATGGTTGTATGGTGGTTGCATTCTGGTTGTATGGTGGTTATATGTTGGTTGCAAcatggttgtgttctggttgtatGGTGGTTGCAACATGGTTGTATGGTGGTTGTAACATAGTTGTATGGTGGTTGTAACATGGTTGTATGGTGGTTGTAACATGGTTTTATGGTGGTTGTAACATTGTTGTATGGTCGTTGTATGGTGGTTGTAACATTGTTGTATGGTGTTTGTATGGTGGTTGTAACATGGTTGTATGGTGGTTGTAACATGGTTGTATGGTGGTTGTAACATGGTTGTATGGTGGTTGTAACATTGTTGAATGGTGGTTGTATGATGGTTGTGTTATGGTAACCTTGTCACAGCATTGTTTGATGATGGTTAGTTGGTGGTTGTGTTATGGTGTTGTGGTTGAATGATGGATTTGGTGGTTGTATGGTGGTTGTGGTGGGATGTATGGTGGgatggttgtgtgatggttgtgttatggttgttcCAGGTACTGGAGAAGGAAACCTTGTAGAGGCAGAAGCCTTACTGGGACCTTACCTTGAGAAGTTCCCTAATGTaagtatctcacacacacacacacacacacacacacacacacacacacacacacacacacacacacacacacacacacacacacacaccctgtatggtatgAGAGTGTTTCTCTCCTAGGGTTCTATCATTCTGTATGGTAGAGTACTGATGGGAGTGTTTCTCTCCTAGGGTTCTATCATTCTGTATGGTAGAGTACTGATGGGAGTGTTTCTCTCCTAGGGTTCTATCATTCTGTATGGTAGAGTACTGATGAGTGTTTCTCTCCTAGGGTTCTATCATTCTGTATGGTAGAGTAGTGATGGGAGTGTTTCTCTCCTAGGGTTCTATCATTCTGTATGGTAGAGTACTGATGGGAGTGTTTCTCTCCTAGGGTTCTATCATTCTGTATGGTAGAGTACTGATGGGAGTGTTTCTCTCCTAGGGTTCTATCATTCTGTTTTATTCTGCTCGGATTGCTGTGCTCAGAGGAAACTTCGAGAAGGTGTGTGAAACTTCAAATAAAACTTCAACAAATATGTTTTAATGTGCATTCCAATACAACtgttatatacagtacctgtcaaaggtttggacacatctactcattcaagggtttttcttcattttgactattttctacattgtagagtattagtgaagacatcaaaactatttaaaaaacatacatggattcatgtagtaaccaaacaagtattatatatatttgagattcttcaaagtatctaccctttgccttgatgacagctttgtacactcttggcattctctcaaccagcttgacatggaatgtttttccaaaagtcttgaaggagtttccacacatgcagagcacttgttggctgcttttccttcactctgcggtccaactcatcccaaaccatctcaaatgggttgaggtcgggtgattgtggaggccaggtcatctggtgcagcactcaatcactctccttggtcaaatagcccttacgcagtctggaggtgtgttgggtcattgtcctgttgaaaaacaaattatagtcccactaagcccaaaccagatgggatggcgtatcactgcagaatgctctggtagccatgctggttaagtgtgccttgaattctaaataaatcacagacagtgtcaccagcaaagaacccccaaaccatcacacctcttcctccatgcttcacggtgggaaccacatatgcagagatcacccgttcacctactctgcgtctcacaaagacacggtgattgaaactaaaaatctcaaatttggactcatcagaccaaaggacagatttccactggtctaatgtccactgctaatgtttcttggcccaagcaagtctcttcttattattggtgtcctttagtagtggtttctttgcagcaattcaaccatgaaggcctgattcacgcaggcctgtctcctctgaacagttgatgttgagatgtgtctgttacttgaacataAATactctttgaagcatttatttgggctgcaatctgaggctggtaactctaatgaacttatcctcggcagcagaggtaactctgggttttccattcctgttgcggtcctcatgagagccagtttcatcattgcgcttgatggtttttgcgactgcacttgaagaaacttttaacattttttaaattttccagattgactgactttcatgtcttaaagtaatgatggactgtcttttctctttgcaAAATTTGAGcctttcttgccataatatggactttggtcttttaccaaataggcctatcttctgtataccaaccctaccttgtcacagcacaactgattggcgtaaacacattaagaaggaaagaaattccacaaatgtactttttaacaaggcacacctgttaattgaaatgcattccaggtgactacctcatgaagctggttgagagaatgccaagtgtgtgcaaagctgtcaaggcaaagtgtggctactttgaagaatctgaaatataaaacatattttaatttaactaacacttctactacatgattccatgtgtgttatttcatagttttgatgtcttcactattattctacaatgtagaaaatagtcaaaaataaagaaaaaccctggaatgagtaggtgtgtccaaacttttgactgattcTGTACATAGTAACTTCAATCATCACGACAGGACAtaagacctgtctctctctacctccctctttcgCTCTCAAACTCTTtcaacctccctctccaccccccctcagGCCCAGTTAAAGTTTGAGGAGTGTATCTTAGCCCAGTCTCAGTGGAGACAGATTCACCACCTGTGTTACTGGGAGTTAATGTGGAGTCACACCTTCACTCAGGACTGGCTGCAGGCATACAGATACGCTGACCTGCTCTGTAAGGAGAGTCGCTGGTCCAAGGTAGGTAGACACACCCTGACCCCTGAcacctgtgtgtctctgtaaggAGAGTCGCTGGTCCAAGCTAGGTAGACACACCCTGACCCCTgatccctgtgtgtctctgtaaggAGAGTCGCTGGTCCAAGGTAGGTAGACACACCCTGacccctgtgtgtctctgtaaggAGAGTCGCTGGTCCAAGGTAGGTCGACACCCCCTGacccctgtgtgtctctgtaaggAGAGTCGCTGGTCCAAGGTAGGTCGAcaccccctgacccctgacccctgtgtgtctctgtaaggAGAGTCGCTGGtccaagagggagggagggacacataCACACCCTGGAGAGGGACacaccctgacctctaacccctgtgtGTATAGGCCATATATGTCTACCAGAAGGCTGCTATCCTCTCCATGTTGCCTGAAGAGGAGCTCAAGAAGACTGGAGAGAACGTGGTCGAGCTGTTCAGGTGAGATTACAACTGTTCACAGACGGCGTTCATAACAGCTCATTGTAGGTCATAAAACATTCATAGCAGCTCACTGGCCGGGCATAAGTAGAATGGCTCTGGCTAtgaatatgttgtgtgtgtgtgtgtgtgtaggcaggtAGAGGGGCTGAAGCAGAGACTAGCAGGGAAGTCCATACCTACTGAGAAGTTTGCAGTGAGGAAATCACGAAGATACAACGCCAGAAACCCTGTTAAACTGGTGGTCCCAGCACTggtacagacacagatacacacacacagatacacacacacagatacacacacacagatacacacacacagatacacacacacacacacacacacacagatacacacacacacagatacacacacacacagatacacacacagatacacacacacacacacagatatacacacacacacacacacagatatacacgcacacacgcacacacacacacagatatacacgcacacacacacacagatatacacgcacacacagatatacacgcacacacacacagatatacagacacacagacacacccacacagacacacccacacagacacacacacacagatatacacacacgcagattcacacacacacacacacacacacacacacacacacacacacacacacacacacacacacacacacacacacacacacacagatatgcacacagacacacacacacagatatacacacacacacacagatatacacacacacacacacacacacacacacagacacacagacacacacacagacacacacacacacacacacacacacatacatacatacatacatacatacacacagattcacacacacacagacagacacttttTTCCATTCTgatgctccccccccccctctgtgtgtgtgtgtgtgtgtgtgtgtgtgtgtgtaggagatgaTGTACGTATGGAATGGTTTCACCATTGTAGGGAAGAGAGCAGACACCACAGAGAGTCTCCTCATCACCatagagaagacagaggaggagctACGCAACGAccccagtaaacacacacacacacacaaccccagtaaacacacacacacacacacacaaccccagtacacacacacacacacacacacacacgaccccagtacacacacattcacaactCATCTTTAAAATTTCCTCAGGATCGATGGGTCCCCCTGCGGGATGGTTGAGCAAACGTGATTAGCATGTGATTAGCATGTGATTAgcatgtgattagcatgaggttgtaagtaacaagaacatttcccaggacatagacatgtcttattcgggcagaaagcttaacttcttgttactcaaactgcactgtccaatttacagtagctgttaCAGTGATAAATGCCATTgattgtttgaggagagtttacagtcattTACTTGAAAATGTATATACTGACcagttaggcacatttgggcactgttgatacaacattttgaacagaaattaaATGGTTCATTCATCTTAACTTAAtcaaactgcactgtccaattaacAGTAGGTGTTACAGTGataaatgccatgctattgttgaggagagtgtacagttatgaactttaaaatgttttaataaagcaattagacacatttgggcagtcttgatacaacattttgaccagaaatggttcattggatcagtctaaaacttgaCTGCTgccatctcccccccccccccaggtccgTCAGAGTACCACCCTGATGACCAGTGTCTGGTTCAGATGTTAAAAGGCCTCTGTCTTAAACACCTGGGAAGACTACTGCAGGCCGAGCTATGCTTCACACAGGTTCTGTCCAGGTATGACACGCCCACACAGGTTCTGTCCAGGTGTTTGGTTCAGCAACCCCAAATACAGCCCTCACCAAGGCAGGCATTATTGGCCTGTCCTACTTTATTTATTTGACCGAGACGCGCCCCGAAAGAAAACACGTAAATCTTTGATAAGAGcaaaacagcacctctctgtctcagtatgtgatgcccctcctctccatacccgtccttctctctctctctctctgtctctgtctctctctgctaaccctctctctctctgtctgtctctctgctaaccccctctctttctctctgtctctctctcatatatatatatatatatatatatatatatatatatatatacacaaacataTATGTGTCGTTATATATATTCCCTTAGTGAGCGGAGAATCAGATTTGACCACTACCTGATCCCCTTCACCCTGTATGAGTTGGGTCTACTCTACAAACAACAGGGGGACTTCATCAAGGCCACACGATACATAGAGAACGCCAAGTAAGTCTGTCCGCGTGGCTCCCCTTtcagtacactacatagggaataggttgtagTACTattcattcagtacactacatagggaataggttgtagTACTATTCTTtcagtacactacatagggaataggttgtagTACTATTCTTtcagtacactacatagggaataggttgtagTACTATTCTTtcagtacactacatagggaataggttgtagTACTTATTTAAAAAGGAGCTGTATAGGGAGCAGGGTGTCGTTTTGGGCCGCAGCCTGGATCACATGTAATATACTATTTAGCAGACACTTCTATCCAGAGCCACAGTCTGTATatgtttatttaactagtcagttaagaacaaattattatttacaatgacagcctaggaacagtgggttaacttccttgttcagagggcagaacgacagatttttaccttgtcaggctaccatacagcctctacactctaaccactaggctaccatacagcctctacactctaaccacgaggctaccctaccgcctctacactctaaccactaggctaccatacagcctctacactctaaccactaggctaccctaccgcccctacactctaaccactaggctaccataccgcctctacgctctaaccacttggctaccatacagcctctacactctaaccactaggctaccatacagcctctacactctaaccactaggctaccatacagcctctacactctaaccactaggctaccataccgcctctacactctaaccactaggctaccataccgcctctacactctaaccactaggctaccataccacctctacactctaatcactaggctaccataccgcctctacactctaaccactaggctaccataccacctctacactctaaccactaggctaccataccacctctacactctaaccactaggctaccataccgcctctacactctaaccactaggctaccataccacctctacactctaaccactaggctaccataccacctctacactctaatcactaggctaccataccgcctctacactctaaccactaggctaccataccacctctacactctaaccactaggctaccctgccgcccctacactcaaaccactaggctaccatacagcctctacactctaaccactaggctaccataccgcctctacactctaaccactaggctaccatacagcctctacactctaaccactaggctaccataccacctctacactctaaccactaggctaccctgccgcccctacactcaaaccactaggctaccatacagcctctacactctaaccactaggctaccataccgcctctacactctaaccactaggctaccataccgcctctacactctaaccactaggctaccataccgcctctacactctaaccactaggctaccctaccgcctctacactctaaccacttggctaccatacagcctctacactctaaccactaggctaccctgccgcctctacactctaaccactaggctaccataccgcctctacactctaaccactaggc from the Oncorhynchus masou masou isolate Uvic2021 unplaced genomic scaffold, UVic_Omas_1.1 unplaced_scaffold_1368, whole genome shotgun sequence genome contains:
- the LOC135530531 gene encoding tetratricopeptide repeat protein 39B-like, whose protein sequence is MHAEICYAECLLQKATLTFVQDENMISFIKGGIKIRTSFQIYKECQNILNVTQDHSSESFRQFEGGVRLGIGSFNLMLSLLPQRILRLLEVIGFSGNRDFGLSQLREGAASHGLRAVLSVLTLLLYHTYVTLILGTGEGNLVEAEALLGPYLEKFPNGSIILFYSARIAVLRGNFEKAQLKFEECILAQSQWRQIHHLCYWELMWSHTFTQDWLQAYRYADLLCKESRWSKAIYVYQKAAILSMLPEEELKKTGENVVELFRQVEGLKQRLAGKSIPTEKFAVRKSRRYNARNPVKLVVPALEMMYVWNGFTIVGKRADTTESLLITIEKTEEELRNDPSPSEYHPDDQCLVQMLKGLCLKHLGRLLQAELCFTQVLSSERRIRFDHYLIPFTLYELGLLYKQQGDFIKATRYIENAKLNYKDYSMESRLHFRIHAALNSLKGSPVSTP